The Methanomassiliicoccales archaeon genome includes a region encoding these proteins:
- a CDS encoding NAD/NADP octopine/nopaline dehydrogenase family protein, which produces MNADNDRQKGPRKIAVLGAGHGGLAMAGHLAIMGFETTIWNRSKEKIDCIVDRGGIEVEGVLNGFGKVHCATSEMKEAVEDADIVMVVIPASGHREIAERFAPYLKKDQLVILNPGRTFGAMEFLSVLKEKGKKQHPLVAETQSFVYVSRRVETNKARIIQIKNSVPMAAIPAHRTPDALARIHDAFPQFVAATNVLETSLDNIGAIFHPTLTLLNAARIESTHGDFEYYLEGVTPSTAAVLECGDAERVALGTALGVHCHTAREWLYLAYNSYGKTLYEAIQSTPGYKGVRAPSSLVHRYLFEDVPMSLVPMVSLGHLIGIKTPTMESLVHLASLIDVQDYMTVGRTVEKVGIGGMNVKQIRMVALKGAHR; this is translated from the coding sequence ATGAACGCTGATAACGACCGTCAGAAAGGACCTCGGAAGATTGCAGTCCTCGGAGCAGGACATGGTGGTTTGGCCATGGCAGGACATCTTGCGATCATGGGTTTCGAGACGACGATATGGAATAGGTCCAAAGAGAAGATAGATTGCATCGTGGACAGAGGCGGGATCGAGGTCGAGGGGGTATTGAATGGATTTGGCAAGGTACACTGTGCGACCTCCGAAATGAAGGAGGCAGTTGAGGATGCGGATATCGTAATGGTGGTCATTCCTGCTTCTGGACATAGGGAGATCGCGGAAAGATTCGCACCCTACTTGAAAAAGGATCAGTTGGTCATCCTAAACCCGGGCAGAACCTTCGGTGCAATGGAATTCTTATCGGTACTCAAGGAGAAGGGCAAGAAGCAGCATCCATTGGTTGCGGAAACACAGTCATTCGTGTACGTGTCCCGCAGGGTGGAAACGAATAAGGCCAGGATCATTCAGATCAAGAACTCTGTCCCGATGGCCGCCATTCCTGCACACAGGACACCGGATGCCTTGGCCCGGATCCATGATGCCTTTCCGCAATTCGTTGCCGCCACCAATGTCCTGGAGACGAGTCTCGATAACATTGGAGCGATCTTCCACCCGACCCTCACCCTTCTGAACGCCGCCCGTATCGAATCGACCCATGGTGACTTTGAATACTATCTGGAAGGGGTAACACCATCGACAGCGGCCGTGCTCGAATGCGGCGACGCCGAAAGGGTCGCTTTGGGAACCGCCTTGGGAGTTCATTGCCATACAGCCCGTGAATGGCTTTACCTCGCTTACAATTCATACGGAAAGACACTCTACGAGGCCATCCAATCGACCCCTGGGTACAAGGGAGTGAGGGCTCCTTCTTCACTGGTCCATCGCTATCTGTTCGAGGACGTTCCGATGAGCTTGGTGCCCATGGTCTCACTCGGCCATCTCATCGGCATAAAGACCCCGACGATGGAATCCCTGGTCCATCTTGCCTCGTTGATAGATGTCCAGGACTATATGACGGTTGGAAGGACGGTGGAGAAGGTGGGGATCGGGGGAATGAACGTCAAACAGATCAGAATGGTGGCATTGAAGGGGGCACATAGATGA